The genomic interval atattgaagaaaaatgtccatcttcttcttttggtAACACAAGATAGATCATAACTAGGTAAAGATAGATTAAGGATGATTGAGCAAATCAGGAAATCCTAAAAATAGGTAAGCCTATGAACTCTAAGCCCAACAAACAAGATCCATGTAGGATTGTATAATCACTAATCACGAGGTATGttaatagaataatttattacTATATTCTTGTTAATTGCAAACTATTGACTTAAGCGTTAGAGTATCCTTGCagacttatatatatatatatatatatatatatatatatatatatatatatatatatatatatatatatatatatatatatatatatataNatatatatatatatatatatatatatatatatatatatatatatatatatatatatatatatatatatatatatatatatataggggtttgttaatgCGCATACGCCTacttttcagttggtacattttaacaatgtgtatcgagttttagtagacaaaaatatccttatatattatggattccAAGTTTTAAACTCaagggtatttgaataattttcattctcaaaactaagaaaaaaaaaacaagaaaccccgaacccttactcacctccctcattcctctcaaccctttctttttcatctctctcactccaacattttctctatcatcctatggtagatccagttgaaaaaaaaatcaaaaatactCAAGatctcttcattttcatcatcttcactaacctctctaatttcatcatttgcagctgttgaatcatcatctcttaaaaaacctccaggccaattaccaattccttctactatcattatgcttgtgaaaattagataaaattagagaagacaaaaattataaaatgaaaagtcattataaaatcattttttgtaaattgtttaacaatgagtgtttttgattttttccaaACCAATTACTAATTCCtttgatgtcattatgcttgtgaaaattagataaaattatataagacaaaaattataaaatgaaaactcattataaaataatttcttgtaagaaattgtttaataacaagtgtttctgattttttccagaCAAATTACCAATtctttcatatgtcattatgcttgtgaaaattagataaaattagataagacaaaaattataaaatgaaaactcattataaaatcatttgtttgtaagaaattgtttaactgttagtgtttctgattttttttttcaattagggctACAGTAGAGATGACGACAGAGAAAAGGTTTGAGCaggagagatgaaagagaaagggttgagaagaatgagaaaggtgagtaagagtttgaggtttctttttttagtttgagaataaaaattattaaaatatccttgaccttaaaacttagaatccataatatatgagggtatctttgtctactataatccgatacacattgttaaaatgaaccaactgaaaaacaggcgtaagcgcgttaacaaaccccatatataNNNNNNNNNNNNNNNNNNNNNNNNNNNNNNNNNNNNNNNNNNNNNNNNNNNNNNNNNNNNNNNNNNNNNNNNNNNNNNNNNNNNNNNNNNNNNNNNNNNNNNNNNNNNNNNNNNNNNNNNNNNNNNNNNNNNNNNNNNNNNNNNNNNNNNNNNNNNNNNNNNNNNNNNNNNNNNNNNNNNNNNNNNNNNNNNNNNNNNNNNNNgtaaacctatatatatatatatatatatatatatacatatatatatatatatatatatatatatatatatatatatatatatatatatatatatatatatcatttattaaaggaatgacatcTGCATAAATTATGATAATGTCTAAATTATAGTTAGcaaaatatttgacatatcttaacatcCTATTCAAtttggtgcatggatatcacatATTTCGAACTTGAATAAAGGCTCGTTAAACACTCTACTTGACAttcctttggtgagaacatcaacCGAGTGCAATTCTTATCTTACAAAGGGAATTGAATTTATTCCAACTTCaagcttctctttgatgaaatgtctatcaatcttcACATGCTTTGTTTTATCATGTTGCACAGGATTGTGAGCAATTGCTATAGCTGATGCATTGTTACAAACTCATagtttcatttggtttaaagcccaaatctgatagcacaattttaatccaaaaaagttcacatacacttAGTGCCATTCCTCTGAATTCTGCTTCaacactagatcttgctactacaatttgctttttactcctccaagttacaagattccctcctacaaaagtaaagtatccagaggtagatctttttatcatcttttgaacctgcccaatctACATCAATATACCtttctacctttaagtttccatgatttgagaacaaaactCCTTTTCCAAGAGtggacttcaaatatctcaaaatcttctcaacaacatccatatgaagctttcaCGGATCATGCATAAtttgactaacaacattcactatATATGTAATATGTAGACGTGTATGGGATTGTTGAGAACTGCCTTGTTAGTTGCATGATTTTAGGaagatttaagttttatttattttaattagtcaaTGGCTGTTACTGGATCAGTGGGTCAGTTATTTCCTATTTTGTAGGCAAGTTATTAGTAGTGATTGCTAGAATCGTGGGATGTGATTTTTTAGTTAGTTATTtctaaatgtatttaaattaagttgcattcaataagaaaatatacttCCAGCCAGCCAATATCCTTCtgtttttattctctaaaaaccaacaattggtatctaGAGCACTTTTTTTCTTAAGGGACCCGTAGAATGGAAGGAGAGTCAACTTCCTTTCCCGTAGCACTTCCCATCTTTAATGGGGAAGACTATGATATGTGGGCTGTAAAAATGCAGTCCTATCTAAAGGGATTGAATTTATGGGAAGCTGTGGAAGAGGATTACACTGTTCAACTGCTGCCAGAGAATCCTACCTTGGCTCAAATAAAAAATCGTaaggaacaaaaaacaaagaaggCAAAGGCAAAGTCATCCTTGTTTTCTGGTGTTACAAAATTGATGTTCACCAGAATTATGACTCTTaaatcaccaaaaaaaaaattgggagtTTTTGAAGGAAGAATATGAAGGAGATGACAGAATAAAAAGCATGTAAGTGTTGAACCTAAGGAGGGAATTTGAGTCGCAAAGGATGAAAGAGTCAGAGACAATCAAGGAGTACTGAAACACGTTATTGGGCATTgccaacaaaataaagttgttggGCAGCGACTTTGCGGACTCCAGAATTGTTAAGAAAATCCTTGTGACAATGCCAGAAAGGTACGAAGCGTCTATTGCCTCATTGGAGAATACAAAGAATCTATCCAAGATTACTTTGGCAGAGGTGTTACACGCTTTGGAAGCCCAAGAACAGCGTAGGCTAATGAGAGAAGATCATGTGGTTGAAGGTGCACTCCCTGTCAAGCATCATGATGTCAGAaccagtaaaaagaaaattttcaaaaggtTCCAACCAGCAAGCAGTGAAAATGGTGCTCTTAATAAAAAACAAGGTAagggtaaaaagaaaaattatccaCTTTGCCAACATTGCGGAAAATTGGGTCATCCACCATTTCGTTGCTGGAAAAGACCTGATGCAAGGTGCAGTAAGTGTAATCGGATCGGTCATGAAGCTGTTATTTGCAAAGCAAATGTCCAACAAGAAGCTAAAGGTGATGCACAAAACGCACAAGAAAATGAAGACCAACTTTTTGCTGCTACCTGTTTCTTCAGCAGCAGTTCAAATGAATCTTGGTTGACTGATAACGGCTGCACAAACCACATGACCTATGACAAAGAATTGTTCAAGTGTTTGGACATTACTGAAGTCAAATGGGTCAGAATTGGAAACGGTGAACAACTTCCAGTAAAAGGCAAGGGTTCAATAGCTATAACAACTCACATAGATACAAAAACCCTCTCTGATGTCTTATATGTAcctaaaattaatcaaaacttGCTTAGTGTCGGACAGTTACTAGAGAAAGGGTTCAAAGTTATCTTTGAAGATAAAGTCTGCACAATTAAAGATCCAACCGGCCTTGAAATGTTTAAAGTCAAGATGAGGAGCAAGAGTTTCTCATTTAATCCAATGAAGGAGGAGCAGATTGCATTTCAGTAACAGCAAGCTCAGTCAATCTTTAGCACAAAAGGCTGGGTCATTTCCGTCATTTGGGAATGAACTACATGCTGAATGTGAGGCTTGTAGATTCAGGAAGCAAACAAGGAAACCATTTCCTAAAAGTAGTTGGAGGGCTAGTAAAAAATTGCAACTAGTTCACACTGATGTTGCTAGACCACAAAGAACTTCATCCATAAAAGGAagtctttattatattatttttatagatgaCCTAACAAGAATGTGTtggattttatttcttaaatacaaATCAGAAGTATCTGCACTATTCTGGAAATTCAAAGCATTTGTTGAAAATCAAAGCAATTGCCATATTCAGATCTTAAGGTCAGACAATGGAAAAGAGTATATAGCAAATCAATTCCAACAATTTTGTGATGAAGCTGGGATTCAACATCAATTAACAGCCCCTTACACTCCTAAAAAAAATGGAGTgagtgaaaggaaaaatagatcaatCATGGAGATGGCTAGGTGCATGCTTCATCAAGAAGTTTTGGGCTGAAGCTACAAATACAGCCGTGTTCATGCAGAATAGGCTTCTGACACGAGCCTTAAAAAATCAAACTCCTTTTCAAGCCTGGTTTGGTTTTAAACCTTCTTTGGACTTTCTTAAAGTATTTGGTTGTTTGTGTTACTCACATGTACCTCAGATTAAATGTGATAAGCTTGATAAAAGGGCTGAAGCGGGATTATTTATTGGCTACAACACAATTTCTAAAGGTTATAGGATTTTTCAACCTCAAACTGGAAAAATTCTAATAAGCAGAGATGTGCATTTCATGGAAGATGAAAATTGGTGCTGGAgtgattcaaagaaaaatcagaacaCTGAATTGGAGGTTGAAGACACTGTAGATGATCCACCTGTTAGAGGAACAAGGTTACTCTctgatatttataaaaaaagcaATGTATCACTATGCAATATAGCTATTTGTGAACCTGCCAGTTTTGAAGTAGCTGTTATGGAGGAGAAATGATTAGCTGCAATGCAGGAGGAGTTGTCCATGATTGAGAAAAATAACACCTGGGTGCTAGTTCCAAGACCTtatgaaaaaaatgtcattaGGGTGAAATGGGTGTTCAGAACAAAATTCAACCTTGATGGTTTTGTAAACAAGCACAAAGCAAGGCTTGTTGTAAAAGGTTATTCTTAGATATTTAGGATAGATTATTCAGATACTTTTGCTTCAGTAGCAAGACATTATACAATTAGGCTACTACTTGCCATTATAGCACAAAAGGGGTAACAACTGTTTCATATGGATGTTAAGTCAGCTTTCCTTAATGGTTTTCTGCAGGAGGAGATTTATGCTGAACAACCAGATGGTACAACTTTCCTTAATGGTTTTCTACAGTACATGATCAAAGGACAAGAAGAAAAAGTCTACTTGCTAAAAAAGGCTTTATATGGTTTAAAGCAAGCCCCAAGAGTGTGGTACAACAGAATTAATGATCATTTACTGCACTTGGGCTTTCAAAAGAGTGTATCTGAAACTACACTTTATGTCAAACATTATGGTGTTGatactttaattatttcattatatgttgatgatctCTTGATGACAGGAAGCAATCTAGCACTAATTGAAGAGTTCAagcaagaaatgaaaaaggtcTTTGAGATGACAGATCTTGGTCTTATGACTTATTTTCTAGGCATGGAGATCActcaaaagaagaatgagaTTTTTATCTGCCAGAAAAAATATGCAAAGAAGATTCTAAAGAAATTTCACCTTGGTGAATGCAAACCAATGAACACTCCAATGAATCAAAAAGAGAAGCTTATCAAGGAGGATGGAACAGATAAAGTTGATGAAGCTTATTTTAGAAGCTTAATTGGGTGTCTAATGTATCTTACATCCACAAGGCCTAACATCTTATTCCCAGTTAGCTTGTTGTCAAGATTTATGCATTGTGCTAGTGAATTGCACTTGAAGGCAACAAAGAGGGTTGTAAGATACATCAAAGGAACTGTTAATTATGGAGTTAAGTATTACAAGGtacaaaactttaaattatttggtttttctGAAAGTGATTGGGCTGGTAGCTTGAATGATATGAAGAGTACTTCAGGGTACTGTTTTAGTATGGGTTTAGGTGTTTTCTCTTGGTGCTCCAAGAAGCAAGAGGTTGTAGCTCAGTCAACAACAGAAGTTGAGTTTATTTTAGCTGTAGCAGTTGTGAATCAAGTTATTTGGTTAAGGaatattgcatttatgaaataatgttggaaataattttttttaagtaaccAAAAGTGGGATGTCACAATTGTCTATGCAATAACCaaattcctttttgtttttatcttgtatgtgatcattcAGAAGATAAGTCAACACTCCTTTATGGGTTTGTTGTTAGACATTTTGAA from Vigna radiata var. radiata cultivar VC1973A chromosome 9, Vradiata_ver6, whole genome shotgun sequence carries:
- the LOC106773120 gene encoding uncharacterized protein LOC106773120, translated to MPERYEASIASLENTKNLSKITLAEVLHALEAQEQRRLMREDHVVEGALPVKHHDVRTSKKKIFKRFQPASSENGALNKKQGKGKKKNYPLCQHCGKLGHPPFRCWKRPDARCSKCNRIGHEAVICKANVQQEAKGDAQNAQENEDQLFAATCFFSSSSNESWLTDNGCTNHMTYDKELFKCLDITEVKWVRIGNGEQLPVKGKGSIAITTHIDTKTLSDVLYVPKINQNLLSVGQLLEKGFKVIFEDKVCTIKDPTGLEMFKVKMRSKSFSFNPMKEEQIAFQ
- the LOC106773121 gene encoding uncharacterized protein LOC106773121, which encodes MDVKSAFLNGFLQEEIYAEQPDGTTFLNGFLQYMIKGQEEKVYLLKKALYGLKQAPRVWYNRINDHLLHLGFQKSVSETTLYVKHYGVDTLIISLYVDDLLMTGSNLALIEEFKQEMKKVFEMTDLGLMTYFLGMEITQKKNEIFICQKKYAKKILKKFHLGECKPMNTPMNQKEKLIKEDGTDKVDEAYFRSLIGCLMYLTSTRPNILFPVSLLSRFMHCASELHLKATKRVVRYIKGTVNYGVKYYKVQNFKLFGFSESDWAGSLNDMKSTSGYCFSMGLGVFSWCSKKQEVVAQSTTEVEFILAVAVVNQVIWLRNIAFMK